One genomic region from Cetobacterium sp. 8H encodes:
- a CDS encoding ferritin family protein: MAKVKCTVCGEVFEEALGACPLCKVGLDKCVAYDETAGRVWATEHKVGEGLACNDEEIIEGLRANFTGECMEVGMYLAMARVADREGYPEVAEAYTRIAFEEAGHAARFAELLGEVVTDSTEENLKRRVEAEYGATSGKFDIAKRAKQLGLDAIHDTVHEMAKDEARHGRAFLGLLERHFQK, encoded by the coding sequence ATGGCAAAAGTAAAATGTACAGTATGTGGAGAAGTATTTGAAGAGGCTTTAGGGGCATGTCCTTTATGTAAAGTTGGATTAGATAAATGTGTAGCTTATGATGAAACAGCAGGAAGAGTTTGGGCAACTGAGCATAAAGTAGGAGAAGGATTAGCTTGTAATGATGAAGAGATCATAGAAGGATTAAGAGCTAACTTCACTGGTGAGTGTATGGAAGTTGGAATGTACTTAGCAATGGCTAGAGTAGCAGATAGAGAAGGATACCCAGAAGTTGCAGAAGCATATACAAGAATAGCTTTTGAGGAAGCTGGACACGCTGCAAGATTTGCTGAGTTATTAGGAGAAGTAGTAACTGATTCAACTGAAGAGAACTTAAAAAGAAGAGTAGAAGCAGAATACGGAGCAACTTCAGGAAAGTTTGATATCGCAAAAAGAGCAAAGCAATTAGGACTTGATGCTATCCATGATACAGTTCATGAAATGGCGAAAGACGAAGCTAGACATGGAAGAGCATTCTTAGGATTATTAGAGAGACATTTCCAAAAATAA
- the cobU gene encoding bifunctional adenosylcobinamide kinase/adenosylcobinamide-phosphate guanylyltransferase translates to MGKIIYVTGGARSGKSSYAEELIFDSKKERIYIATSIAFDGEMKERVRLHKLQRGEEWVTIEAYKGITKYLEAYKNKEMIILLDCLTNLVSNNMILEVERDWDNISQEELSEIEKEIEVQVIRILEFIKESKLDMVVVSNEIGMGVVPPYALGRYFRDICGRMNQLVAKKSDEAHLVVSGLKIKLK, encoded by the coding sequence TTGGGGAAAATAATTTATGTAACAGGTGGAGCTAGAAGTGGGAAAAGTAGTTATGCAGAAGAGTTAATTTTTGATAGCAAAAAAGAGCGGATTTATATAGCGACTTCAATAGCATTTGATGGTGAAATGAAAGAAAGAGTAAGACTTCATAAATTACAGCGTGGGGAAGAGTGGGTTACGATTGAAGCTTATAAGGGTATTACAAAATATTTAGAAGCTTATAAAAATAAAGAAATGATTATTCTTTTAGATTGTTTAACGAATTTGGTTAGTAATAATATGATTTTAGAAGTTGAAAGAGATTGGGATAATATTTCTCAAGAGGAATTATCTGAAATAGAAAAAGAAATTGAAGTTCAAGTTATAAGAATTTTAGAATTTATTAAAGAAAGTAAACTTGATATGGTTGTTGTTTCAAATGAGATTGGTATGGGAGTTGTTCCTCCTTATGCTTTAGGAAGATATTTCAGAGATATCTGTGGAAGAATGAATCAATTGGTTGCAAAAAAATCAGATGAAGCTCATCTAGTAGTTTCAGGTTTAAAAATAAAATTAAAATAG
- the cobS gene encoding adenosylcobinamide-GDP ribazoletransferase, protein MKGLALLFKFMTRLPFPGGNNFDSKELGKGMKWFPVVGMVIGVINLIVATVLEGFIPSPLLMSIILVTLDVIMTGGLHLDGLADTFDGIFSYRSKQKMLEIMKDSRVGTNGVLVLILYFIFKIAFLMETSELFGVSQGVIMLIVPVLSRINSVVNCTFEPYARASGMGKTFVDNTDGMGLGISYLTVTAFLYLVSIYFNLPFVSLFIILNIMTATGFFFGKLITKKIGGITGDTLGALLELSSVLSLVLMYVML, encoded by the coding sequence ATGAAGGGATTAGCATTACTTTTTAAATTTATGACAAGGTTACCATTTCCTGGTGGAAACAATTTTGACTCAAAAGAGTTAGGTAAAGGAATGAAGTGGTTTCCAGTTGTAGGTATGGTCATAGGTGTGATAAATTTAATAGTAGCAACTGTATTAGAAGGATTTATACCATCACCATTATTGATGTCAATTATTCTGGTAACACTTGATGTAATAATGACAGGTGGACTTCATTTGGATGGTTTAGCTGATACTTTTGATGGAATTTTTAGTTATAGAAGTAAACAAAAGATGTTAGAAATAATGAAAGACTCTAGAGTAGGGACAAATGGTGTATTAGTTTTGATACTATATTTTATATTTAAAATAGCATTTTTAATGGAAACATCAGAATTATTTGGAGTTAGTCAAGGTGTAATAATGCTAATAGTACCTGTTTTATCAAGAATTAATAGTGTTGTTAACTGTACATTTGAACCTTATGCAAGAGCGAGTGGTATGGGGAAAACATTTGTAGATAATACTGACGGAATGGGGTTGGGTATTTCATATTTGACAGTAACAGCATTTTTATACCTAGTATCAATTTATTTTAATCTTCCATTTGTTAGCTTATTTATAATTTTAAATATAATGACAGCAACAGGATTTTTCTTTGGAAAATTAATAACTAAAAAAATTGGTGGAATAACTGGTGATACTTTAGGAGCATTATTAGAACTTTCATCAGTTTTATCTTTAGTACTTATGTATGTAATGCTGTAG
- a CDS encoding histidine phosphatase family protein, with protein MGKIILVRHGETELNTAGIFFGVMDPELTEKGIEQAKRAKKILEDLEYHKIYTSDLKRAKETAEIINYKNIDMVLTEDLREINFGIFEGYKYEELLEKYPIEVKKSQEDWKNYNYETGESVLQLQKRAINFIEKELDLYKNTVLVTHWGVINTILSYYFSDGLDAYWKFSVKNGGIVIIEFSDGYPILKGFNIGG; from the coding sequence ATGGGGAAAATTATTTTGGTTAGACACGGAGAAACAGAACTAAATACAGCAGGAATATTTTTTGGAGTAATGGATCCTGAACTTACTGAAAAAGGGATTGAGCAAGCAAAAAGAGCAAAAAAAATCTTAGAAGACTTAGAGTATCATAAAATTTATACCAGCGATTTAAAAAGAGCAAAAGAAACAGCTGAAATTATAAATTATAAAAATATAGATATGGTATTAACCGAAGATTTAAGAGAGATAAATTTTGGAATATTTGAAGGGTATAAATATGAAGAGCTTTTAGAAAAATATCCAATTGAAGTAAAAAAGAGTCAAGAGGACTGGAAAAATTATAACTATGAAACAGGAGAAAGTGTTTTACAGTTACAGAAAAGAGCGATCAATTTTATTGAAAAAGAGTTAGATTTATATAAAAATACAGTTTTAGTAACTCATTGGGGAGTTATAAATACAATACTAAGTTATTATTTTTCAGATGGATTAGATGCATATTGGAAATTTAGTGTAAAAAATGGCGGGATAGTCATCATAGAATTTTCAGATGGATATCCAATTTTAAAAGGATTCAATATAGGGGGATAA
- the cobT gene encoding nicotinate-nucleotide--dimethylbenzimidazole phosphoribosyltransferase, whose translation MKKLKEIKEIQKNIQGVDEEAKRICKQILDSRMKPEKSLGVLEDLSMKVAGITGKPLNELKRGCHFIASADNGVIEEGVSSCPLEYTRIVSEAMLSSFAAIGILCKNLDIPLNLIDVGIKGDILRSYENLYIKKVAYGTKNFVNEPAMSEEEVRKAINIGIEMIRTKKEFDFYSNGEMGIANTTTSSAILYALTKEDIDKVVGIGAGLSDEGFAKKKKVIAEACQKYDLFNKEPLEVLRTVGGLDIACMVGLYFGAAMERKPMLIDGFISAVAALVATRIEPKVKDYIIGTHMSEEPGMKVVMKALDLNTFLNMEMRLGEGTGAVLAHPILKAAVEIPKIMKTRDEVYKIFQ comes from the coding sequence ATAAAGAAGTTGAAGGAAATTAAAGAGATTCAAAAGAATATACAGGGTGTAGATGAAGAGGCAAAGAGAATTTGTAAACAAATTTTGGACTCAAGAATGAAACCAGAGAAAAGTCTAGGAGTATTAGAAGATTTATCAATGAAAGTTGCAGGAATAACTGGAAAACCGTTGAATGAACTAAAAAGAGGATGTCATTTTATAGCATCAGCAGATAATGGAGTTATAGAAGAGGGTGTGTCATCTTGTCCTCTTGAATATACAAGAATAGTTTCTGAAGCAATGCTGAGTTCATTTGCAGCGATAGGAATTTTATGTAAAAACTTAGATATTCCATTAAATCTTATAGATGTAGGAATAAAAGGGGATATTTTAAGAAGTTATGAGAATCTATATATAAAAAAAGTAGCATATGGAACTAAAAATTTTGTAAATGAACCTGCAATGAGTGAAGAAGAGGTTAGAAAAGCAATAAATATAGGAATAGAGATGATAAGAACTAAAAAAGAGTTTGATTTTTATTCTAATGGAGAGATGGGAATTGCAAACACAACAACAAGTTCTGCAATATTGTATGCTTTAACTAAGGAGGATATAGATAAAGTTGTAGGAATTGGTGCTGGTCTTTCAGATGAGGGATTCGCAAAAAAGAAAAAAGTAATAGCTGAAGCCTGTCAAAAATATGATCTATTTAATAAAGAGCCATTAGAGGTTCTAAGAACTGTTGGAGGGTTAGATATAGCTTGTATGGTAGGTCTTTATTTTGGAGCTGCAATGGAGAGAAAACCAATGCTAATAGATGGGTTTATATCGGCTGTAGCGGCTCTTGTAGCAACAAGAATAGAACCTAAGGTTAAAGATTATATTATTGGAACTCATATGAGTGAAGAACCAGGTATGAAAGTTGTTATGAAAGCTTTAGATTTAAATACATTTTTAAATATGGAAATGCGTTTAGGAGAGGGAACTGGAGCAGTTTTAGCACACCCGATTTTAAAAGCAGCTGTAGAAATTCCAAAAATAATGAAAACTAGAGACGAAGTTTATAAAATATTTCAATAA
- the radC gene encoding DNA repair protein RadC: protein MENNQMQGHRKRLREKYLKIGYKGFADYEILELILTYSIKLRDCKSIAKDLLSRFKTIEKVLKAEINDLQKVDGIGKETAIYLKVLGDVTLNQFYKNIHKMDIVSLKGKNELINYLKGDVGFLKSEEFKVVYLSSDNKIVCDEILFKGTIDRSVVYPRKIMERAIDNRAKGIIFAHNHPSGNLTPSKKDIELTLEMQEILEKVDIKLLDHIIVSEDSYFSFYENGLIEYF, encoded by the coding sequence TTGGAAAATAACCAAATGCAAGGACACCGAAAGAGATTACGAGAGAAGTATTTAAAAATAGGATACAAAGGATTTGCAGACTATGAAATTTTAGAATTAATTTTGACTTATTCGATAAAATTGAGAGATTGTAAAAGCATAGCTAAAGATTTATTATCTAGATTTAAAACTATTGAAAAAGTTCTTAAAGCTGAAATCAATGATTTGCAAAAAGTAGATGGAATAGGAAAAGAAACTGCAATTTATTTAAAAGTTTTAGGAGATGTAACTTTAAATCAATTTTATAAAAATATTCATAAGATGGATATAGTTTCTTTAAAAGGAAAAAATGAATTAATAAACTATTTAAAGGGTGATGTTGGTTTTTTAAAAAGTGAAGAGTTTAAAGTTGTATATTTAAGCAGTGATAATAAAATAGTTTGTGATGAGATACTTTTTAAAGGAACAATTGATAGAAGTGTGGTTTATCCAAGAAAAATAATGGAAAGAGCCATAGATAATAGAGCTAAGGGTATAATATTTGCACATAATCATCCAAGTGGAAATTTAACACCTTCTAAAAAAGACATAGAGTTAACTTTAGAAATGCAAGAAATTTTAGAAAAAGTTGATATAAAGCTTTTAGATCATATAATTGTTAGTGAGGATTCGTATTTTAGTTTTTATGAAAATGGATTAATAGAATATTTTTAA
- the uvrA gene encoding excinuclease ABC subunit UvrA: MLDKIIIKGAREHNLKNFDVEIPKYKFVVVTGVSGSGKSSLAFDTIYSEGQRRYVESLSAYARQFIGQMKKPEVDSIEGLAPAISIEQKTTNKNPRSTVGTVTEIYDYMRLLFAHIGEAHCPICGKVVERQSVDEIVENIYEKFKNEDKLMIMSPVVKDKKGTHKNLFLNLVKKGFVRARVNGEILYLEEEINLDKNKKHNIEVVVDRIVVDKEDEEFKSRLTQSIEQAIELSEGKVIINSGKDEYIYSENFSCPDHEDISIPDLTPRLFSFNAPFGACPECKGIGKKLEIDESRLIEDENLSILKGGIYVPGAASAKKGYAWTIFESMANKYNIDLEKPVKDLSKDEIDIIFYGTNGEKFRVDYDSKEFSFHGEKDYEGIVKNLERRYNESFSESTREEIENRFMIDRICKVCNGKRLKPEVLAVTVYNKNIIEITEMSIKESLLFFENIQLTEKEKQIASEILKEIKERISFMINVGLDYLSLSRETKTLSGGESQRIRLATQIGSGLTGVLYVLDEPSIGLHQRDNDKLLLTLNRLKDLGNTLIVVEHDEDTMHQADYILDMGPGAGSFGGEIVAEGTPDEIMDNPNSMTGRYLKGEIEIPVPKMRREPQGYISLKGAKGNNLKNIDVEIPLGILTVVTGVSGSGKSTLINQTLYPILFNKLNKGKLYPLEYKTIEGVEQLDKVIDIDQSPIGRTPRSNPATYTKVFDDIRDIFSQTKDAKSRGYSKGRFSFNVKGGRCEACQGAGIIKIEMNFLPDVYVECEVCRGKRYNRETLEVYYKGKNISDVLDMSVGEAYDFFKTIPSLERKLKVLVDVGLDYIKLGQPATTLSGGEAQRIKLASELSKVSKGKTVYILDEPTTGLHFEDIRKLLEVINRLVERGNTVIIIEHNLDIIKNADYIIDIGPEGGDGGGKVILTGTPEKIASSKKGYTGKYLKKILKK, translated from the coding sequence GTGTTAGATAAAATTATAATAAAAGGTGCCAGAGAGCATAATCTGAAAAATTTTGATGTAGAGATTCCAAAATACAAATTTGTTGTAGTAACTGGAGTGAGTGGAAGTGGAAAATCTTCATTAGCTTTTGATACCATATATTCTGAAGGGCAAAGAAGATATGTAGAAAGTTTATCCGCATATGCAAGGCAGTTTATTGGACAGATGAAAAAGCCCGAAGTGGACAGCATAGAAGGATTAGCACCCGCGATATCAATAGAACAAAAGACTACAAATAAAAACCCAAGATCAACAGTTGGAACAGTTACAGAGATATATGATTATATGAGACTTTTATTTGCCCATATTGGCGAGGCTCACTGTCCTATCTGTGGGAAAGTTGTTGAAAGACAAAGTGTTGACGAGATTGTAGAAAATATTTATGAAAAGTTTAAAAATGAAGACAAGTTAATGATAATGAGTCCAGTTGTAAAAGATAAAAAAGGAACTCATAAAAATCTATTTTTAAATTTAGTAAAAAAAGGTTTTGTAAGAGCAAGAGTTAATGGTGAAATATTATATTTAGAAGAGGAAATTAATTTAGATAAAAATAAAAAACATAATATAGAAGTTGTTGTGGATAGAATTGTAGTGGATAAGGAAGATGAAGAATTTAAGAGCCGTTTAACTCAAAGTATAGAGCAAGCAATAGAGTTATCAGAAGGAAAAGTAATAATTAATTCAGGAAAAGATGAATACATATATAGTGAAAATTTTTCTTGTCCAGATCACGAAGACATAAGTATTCCTGATTTGACACCGAGATTATTTTCTTTTAATGCTCCGTTTGGAGCTTGTCCTGAATGTAAGGGAATAGGAAAAAAATTAGAAATAGATGAAAGTCGTTTGATAGAGGATGAGAATTTATCAATATTAAAGGGCGGTATTTATGTTCCTGGTGCAGCTTCAGCTAAAAAGGGGTATGCTTGGACAATATTTGAATCTATGGCAAATAAATATAATATAGATTTAGAAAAACCTGTAAAAGATTTATCAAAAGATGAAATAGATATAATATTTTATGGAACAAATGGAGAAAAATTTAGAGTGGATTATGATTCGAAAGAATTTAGTTTTCATGGTGAAAAAGATTATGAAGGAATTGTTAAAAATTTAGAAAGAAGATACAACGAATCATTTTCAGAAAGCACTAGAGAAGAGATAGAAAATCGTTTTATGATTGATAGAATTTGTAAAGTTTGTAATGGAAAGAGACTAAAACCTGAGGTTTTAGCAGTTACAGTTTATAATAAAAATATAATAGAAATAACAGAGATGAGTATAAAGGAATCACTTTTATTTTTTGAGAATATTCAACTTACAGAAAAAGAGAAACAAATTGCTTCTGAAATATTAAAAGAGATAAAAGAAAGAATAAGTTTTATGATAAATGTTGGATTAGATTATTTAAGTTTATCAAGAGAAACAAAAACTCTTTCCGGAGGAGAGTCACAAAGAATAAGACTGGCTACACAGATTGGTTCTGGACTTACAGGGGTACTTTATGTTTTAGACGAACCGAGTATAGGTTTACATCAAAGAGATAATGATAAATTATTATTAACATTAAATAGACTAAAAGATCTAGGAAATACATTGATTGTAGTCGAGCATGATGAAGATACAATGCATCAAGCGGACTATATACTTGATATGGGACCAGGTGCTGGAAGTTTTGGAGGAGAGATTGTAGCTGAAGGAACACCTGATGAAATTATGGATAATCCAAATTCTATGACTGGAAGATATTTAAAAGGTGAAATAGAAATTCCAGTGCCAAAAATGAGAAGAGAACCCCAAGGATATATCTCTTTAAAAGGTGCTAAGGGTAATAATTTGAAAAATATAGATGTAGAAATTCCATTAGGAATACTTACTGTTGTAACAGGAGTGAGTGGAAGTGGAAAATCGACTCTTATAAATCAAACACTATATCCAATATTGTTTAATAAACTAAATAAAGGTAAGCTTTATCCTTTAGAATATAAAACAATTGAAGGCGTTGAACAACTAGATAAGGTTATAGATATAGATCAGAGCCCGATTGGAAGAACTCCACGTTCAAACCCAGCGACATATACAAAAGTTTTTGATGATATAAGAGATATTTTTTCTCAAACGAAAGATGCAAAATCTAGAGGCTATTCAAAAGGAAGATTCTCATTTAATGTAAAAGGTGGAAGATGTGAAGCTTGTCAGGGAGCTGGAATAATAAAAATTGAAATGAATTTTTTACCGGATGTATATGTTGAGTGTGAGGTTTGTAGAGGGAAAAGATATAATAGAGAGACTTTAGAGGTTTATTATAAAGGAAAAAATATATCGGATGTTTTAGATATGAGCGTGGGAGAAGCTTATGATTTCTTTAAAACGATTCCTAGCTTAGAAAGAAAATTGAAAGTTTTAGTTGATGTTGGACTTGACTACATAAAATTAGGTCAACCAGCAACAACTTTATCTGGAGGAGAGGCTCAAAGAATAAAGCTAGCTAGTGAACTTTCAAAAGTTTCTAAAGGTAAAACTGTTTATATTTTGGATGAACCAACGACAGGATTACATTTTGAAGATATAAGAAAATTGTTAGAGGTTATAAATAGATTAGTTGAAAGAGGAAATACAGTTATAATTATTGAGCATAATTTAGATATTATAAAAAATGCTGACTACATAATAGATATCGGACCAGAAGGTGGAGATGGTGGTGGAAAAGTTATTTTAACTGGAACACCAGAAAAAATAGCTTCATCTAAAAAAGGATATACAGGGAAATATTTGAAAAAAATTTTAAAAAAATAG
- the ruvA gene encoding Holliday junction branch migration protein RuvA, with the protein MFEYLNGVIKVKKPEYLAIDVNGVGYRVYITLKTYDQVQIGEKKELFIYNVIKEDAFKLVGFLQERERVLFEMLIGISGIGLSLALSIMSTFSIDNLREIVLNEDFKTLKRVPKLGEKKSKQIIIDLNNKIKTLNLMSMEDPSGENLNNLIEDELYLALDSLGYSKKEIDSLISKDELKAFKSIEEAIKGVLKKIQLRG; encoded by the coding sequence ATGTTTGAATATTTAAATGGAGTAATCAAGGTAAAAAAACCAGAGTATTTAGCTATAGATGTAAATGGAGTGGGATATAGAGTTTATATAACATTAAAAACATATGACCAAGTTCAGATTGGAGAGAAAAAAGAACTGTTTATTTATAATGTAATCAAAGAGGATGCCTTTAAATTAGTTGGATTTTTACAAGAAAGAGAAAGAGTACTTTTTGAAATGCTTATAGGAATAAGTGGGATAGGACTATCTTTAGCACTGTCTATAATGTCAACTTTCTCAATAGATAATTTAAGAGAGATAGTTTTAAATGAAGATTTTAAAACTTTAAAAAGAGTTCCTAAATTGGGAGAAAAAAAATCAAAACAAATAATAATTGATTTGAATAATAAAATTAAGACTTTAAACCTGATGTCAATGGAAGATCCATCTGGAGAAAATTTAAATAATTTAATTGAAGATGAACTGTATCTAGCACTAGATTCTTTAGGGTATAGTAAAAAGGAAATAGATAGTTTAATAAGTAAAGACGAATTAAAGGCATTTAAAAGTATCGAAGAAGCAATTAAAGGAGTTTTAAAGAAAATTCAATTAAGGGGATGA